The bacterium genome includes a window with the following:
- the infA gene encoding translation initiation factor IF-1, which produces MGEPDVVEGIVEEALPNTLFRVKLPDGELKLAYLAGKMRLHRIKVLVGDKVSLQLDPYGGRARITRRF; this is translated from the coding sequence ATGGGGGAACCGGACGTCGTAGAAGGGATTGTGGAAGAGGCCCTTCCGAATACGTTATTTCGGGTCAAACTGCCGGACGGCGAGCTGAAGCTTGCCTACCTAGCCGGTAAGATGCGTTTACATAGGATTAAGGTGTTAGTCGGAGATAAAGTTTCTCTCCAACTGGATCCCTATGGTGGGCGAGCTCGGATTACG
- a CDS encoding baseplate J/gp47 family protein: protein MPRNYRQDIRSPHEESIEDIDEPRMAPERSIRNIGPSQSRVRLQRHSAGRHTPPPTHERHHSEPKRGKWGVWLAAGISLVILGGAAALILFPSTSVAVTPHTQVVPFDASTSFTAYPEGSATPNMIRYSVVSQVFEDSTVVSANGIEKVDEKATGSVTVYNEYSDKPVRLIKNTRFQAANGLIYRIPASVDVPGKTAAGPGTIQVTVFADQTGDSYNLPPQDKLTLPGLKSTADMYNGVYAKSTAPFTGGFSGERPAVAPATLDAARSEVRGRLNEKAQQLATTAPEGSIAFPGLANISFESLAPTQEPGGGVRIHEKASVVMPVFAADAFATAIGQAVSASAEGQKMDIRFSPGITGTASTTLALGEMGQKPLVFSLSGAAQLVWNIDTQALTQALAGKEESSFQPIIQGFPAVEEARARITPFWQKSFPQDPAKIKIEIQDPPQPF from the coding sequence ATGCCACGCAATTACCGACAGGACATACGTTCACCGCACGAAGAAAGCATAGAAGACATCGACGAACCACGCATGGCACCTGAGAGATCAATCCGCAATATCGGACCTTCGCAGTCCCGCGTCCGTCTGCAACGCCACTCGGCAGGCCGCCACACGCCTCCACCGACTCACGAACGACATCACTCCGAACCCAAGCGAGGGAAGTGGGGTGTCTGGCTCGCGGCAGGGATTTCGCTCGTCATCCTTGGCGGCGCAGCGGCGCTCATTTTGTTCCCCTCGACGTCCGTCGCCGTGACCCCGCACACCCAAGTGGTGCCCTTTGATGCATCAACATCGTTCACCGCATATCCGGAAGGGAGCGCGACACCGAATATGATCCGCTACAGCGTCGTCTCGCAGGTCTTCGAGGACTCAACGGTCGTCTCGGCGAACGGTATCGAGAAAGTCGACGAAAAAGCCACCGGTTCGGTCACGGTCTATAACGAATATTCCGATAAGCCGGTGCGTCTCATCAAGAATACGCGCTTCCAGGCAGCAAATGGCCTCATCTACCGTATCCCCGCATCGGTGGATGTACCGGGTAAGACCGCCGCGGGCCCTGGAACGATTCAGGTAACCGTATTCGCGGACCAGACCGGGGATAGCTACAACCTTCCACCACAGGACAAGCTCACGCTCCCCGGCCTCAAATCCACCGCCGATATGTATAACGGCGTGTATGCGAAATCGACGGCGCCATTTACCGGAGGTTTCTCAGGTGAACGACCGGCCGTTGCTCCGGCGACTCTTGATGCAGCTCGATCGGAAGTCCGTGGTCGACTTAACGAAAAGGCCCAGCAGCTTGCAACTACTGCACCGGAAGGATCCATCGCGTTCCCCGGCCTCGCGAACATCTCGTTTGAATCCCTTGCACCTACCCAGGAGCCGGGCGGAGGAGTCCGTATCCACGAGAAGGCCAGCGTGGTCATGCCGGTTTTCGCGGCGGACGCCTTCGCGACCGCCATCGGTCAGGCGGTGAGCGCAAGTGCCGAAGGCCAGAAGATGGATATCCGCTTCAGTCCTGGCATAACCGGGACGGCCTCTACCACCTTGGCACTGGGTGAGATGGGCCAGAAACCCCTTGTTTTCAGCCTTTCCGGCGCCGCCCAGCTTGTATGGAATATCGATACCCAGGCGCTTACCCAGGCCTTGGCAGGTAAGGAGGAGTCTTCGTTCCAGCCGATCATCCAAGGCTTCCCAGCGGTCGAGGAGGCGCGGGCCCGAATCACCCCGTTCTGGCAGAAATCCTTCCCGCAGGACCCAGCCAAGATCAAGATCGAGATCCAGGACCCGCCTCAGCCGTTTTAG